The Passer domesticus isolate bPasDom1 chromosome 15, bPasDom1.hap1, whole genome shotgun sequence nucleotide sequence GCTGGGAATGCTGTGGTGAGGCTGGGAcatgcagaggaggaggaggaggaggatggtgcTCAGCTGTGcatccctcagccccagcttgcatggagggagcagcagagcaagctgcagaggtgctccctgctccagtgccagGGGATGCTTTTCTGGAAAAGGGGGAGCAAAACACTCTCAGCACACTTGGAGCTGCTTTGCTTCACCTTCTGCTCTGCAAATGGAGGCTGAAACCTCAGCAGGAGGTTTTGGGCACCCATAAAGCTCTGCTgaaacagggacaggacccCAGAGTCCCCATGCCACTCTCACAGCCCacgggcagctctgcccttgccTCCAAGAGGATTTTGTACAGGGCAGTTCCAGAGGGGGATGCAGGCAGGAAAGGCTCTGGGAGGATTGGGATGAGAGCTGAAGCCAAAAGGGATGGGGTGAGTGCCCAGGAGGTTTCGGCAGGATTATGTGCACAGCAGagcctgtccccagctggcaggagggcagtgcTGTCACTCCAGAGCTCGCTCCTGCAGGGtcactgcagcaggacagggacaccagCTCCAGGGGGCTCTGGGTGCCCCGTGGCACCCCAGcaccccacagggctcctgcaCTCCAGGTGGAGCTTTGCCTCAggctggctcctgtccccagcgcccacccagggctggctcaggcATTCCCACACAACATTTGGGTGCTGGTGGCACATGctgtcccctccagccccgggTGGTGCCTGGCACTCCCCCTCCAACTGCTGAGCTGCCTTAAAGGCATTTGGGTGTAGCAGCCAGCAGAGAAAATACAGCTTCCCCCCTGGGAGGGTGGAGGGCTCTCCTTGCCCTCTCCAGCCAGGCATGGGCCCATTTTTCTCTGCCCCATTTTTGCAGAGGGGTGAGGGACCAGGACccatcacacacacagggctgaCAGGAAGGGAGCCACTCCCTTCTAAACCACTCCAATATGGCAAGGCAATGTTAACCAGCTGGGAAAGCTCTTTAAAGACCCTTAATTAAAGGCTGGCTGTTGCACAGGCCCCTCTCCCATTCCCACCAGGAGTGTTTCCCAGTTTCCCGGCCTCTCTCCCGCTGCCCTCCATCCCTCACActttccttccctctggcatCTGCCAGCAGcgtgctgcagctgccagggggGGTCTTCAGCAATCAGCCATCAGATGGAAGCTTAAACTcagagcaaaaggaaaaagaaaaggggggaaTTCCCTCACTGTTGATTTGCAGGCAGCCTggatggcagtgctggcacagagctggtgTGCCAGCCTGATCCTTCCCATCACTGGCTCAGTGATCTGCACCAGCACTCCCAGCCACGTAAACTGGGAAAAACGGGGCTGGATCAGCCCTTTCAGCTGCAGTCTCTCCTCCAACACCAGCTGTGGCATCACCACGAGCCAGCCCCAAAGGCTCCAGccatccccccactcctcctgCCCATTCCCCGGGGAAggagcagtggtggcagtgccCCATCCACCCCATAGCCATGAGGGGTCACAGTCAGGGCTGGGGGAATCCTGCCAGAAAGGCATCCATTTATTCTTTCCCGTGATATAAATCCATTAAGTGAGGCAACGCCTTGCTCTTCCAAACCAGAGCACAAATTTGGAATTTGCAGGTGATGGCTGCACAAAACCACACTGCTACAGccccaaaagcagcaggaaggatgcccagcagccctggcagcagcccccACTTACCAGGCAGTGCCAGGTTGTGCTCCTGGGCCAGGACAGCCTCTgcaccctgcagagctggggaaatcCTGAGGGGAGGCTGCAGTGCCTCCTGCCAGCTTTTATAGCCCACaggtgcctggcagcagcagcctcacctggGGAACGTGCTGAGggacagctgtggcagcagggaatgggattggggatGGATTGGGCATTTCCAGGGAAGAGCATGAGGTTCCCTCTTACAGGTTATGAACATTCAGGATGAAATGTGGCGCTGAAaatcagccctgctgctctcctcatCTCCAGACCCACGCAAAAGCAGGGAAGTTTAAACTTCTTgctttttggaggttttttttcctttctttctttcttccctatTTTCGTTCCTTTCCTTCTGTCCTCCTAAATCTGGTGTAACAGAAAAAGgagtaaataaaacattttggaaagctcttccagccctgctcctcctggctttTGGAGTGGAATGGAGAGGGAGGCCCAGAGCACAGGAACCACAAAACTTTGGATAGCTggattttcaaaacaaaactggGTCTAGAAATGGAAACTTTGGTTAACTGAGACGGGGGTGAAAACTTCATTTCATACTTGGCTGCAAAGCTGGATCTTCATCATCCTCTTGCTTTGGCACTTCCCCAATTAACCTGGTGCTCCAGAGACATTTTTccagctccaggagcacaggaatCATCCCCTGAGCAAGCAGCAGCCCAAACTCCCTGTGTCCCAGAAaacaccagcacagctcagcatcCTCTCTCTCGTCAGAACTTTATTCCCAGAGGTTTTGAGCAGGGAGATCCAGCAGTGacagctgtccctgagcctCTGTGCGAGTTTCAGAGCAATTcctcctggaggagctgtgcctgcccctggagctgtcccaggccaggctggacagggctgggagcagcctgggacatggaaggtgtcccactgggtgggattttgggtccctccaacccaaaccaggaTTCCATGACCCCGGAGAATGAAGTGTTCCAGTGAGCACTCGAAATTCCAAGGAATCTCTGTTCAAGCCGAGCCCTCCACGACGGCACAAGCGGGACAGGGCTGCTGTCACCATCCCCAACGAAACACATTTTTTGGAAGCACATCGCTCCGCTGGAGCTCTTGCAAGCACCACAAACTCCGCCGAGGTGGACTTCAGCCCGTGcctggctcagagcaggagccGGGAGATTCCATCCCCTTCCTACCAAAgctgcttttattgtcttgatCTAATGAAGTGCAGACTTCACCTGGACAGAGCCAGAAGTGGCTCCTCTCGGAGGCAATGAATACAAATACTTGACCTCGTGAGCTGCGGGGCAGCAATTAGTTTAAGCAGGGGGTTTGTGTAACACTTCAAAAGTCTTAATCCGTGCGGTCAGCCCTGGCACGGTATTTGCCAGAACGCATTGAGTAGTCTTAATGAGTCTGCAAAGCGAGCTTTCAATACATTTTGGGTCGCTTCAGATGCTTTAAATGGCATAGTCTATATGGCATTGTGCGGCTTTAGAAAGGGCCGGGCTTTAAAAAAGTAAGGTTCCCTTTCACAGGGCAGACAGAAACCATCTTTAGAGCCGGACCCTGAACGTTTTGCATCTCAATGTGGCGGGGGCTGAATGCAGTCACTCAGCTGGGAAATAGGATCACTATCAGCGCTTCCAGCCTTTCACAGGCACTTGGGAAACTTTAAAGCCCTTCGCGGAGAATAATTTGGTCGAATGTCGTCGCTGGAAACAAAACCTAAACAAGCAGAGCGCAGTCCATCATGCGGAGCTGCCAGCGAGGCTGACAAGGGGCTCCAGCCGCTGCGACATCCCAGCGCGGCGGGGACACGGCCGGGGGACACTGGGTGGGGACACAgggtggggacacagctggggacacggcCGGAGGTCACTGCcgggggacactgctgggggtcACAGGGTGGGGACACGGCTGGGGCTCACAGCCAAGGGAcagagcctggggacaccacCAGGGGTCACAGggtggggacacagcctgggggaCAGAACCTGGGGACATGGccgggggggacaggggaggcTGAGCCCATCCCACCTCTGCTGGTTGATGGCTGGGGGTCGCAGGctgggggacacagctggggtcACAGTCGGAGGTCACAGCCTGGGGGGACACGGCCAGGGCACCCCGCActgggcagggggtgctggGCCCACCCCAGGACAGCTGCATCACTCCGAGGCTTTGGGAGTGTCCTGGCTTCATCTCCTCTCACTCTGCCGTGGCAATGTCCTGATGCGTGCTGGTCACAAAGCCCTGGGGACTGTCACCTGTCACCTCGACGGCCTCTCCACACAGAACCTGGCAGCTGCTTGCTTTTCCCTCCAGCATCACCTTAAGCACGTGTCTCTTGTCCTGGGAATGAGCAGGAGCATGTCCAACCTcgcctgcagcccagagcatgGGACAGGAGACAACCCTcacccccagggacaccagggaggTGCCAGGAgccggggcagggagggctgcgTGGGATGAAACACCAGACGTGGGTGTGGAACCACCCCggagctgggaggagaagggatGAGGCCCGTTGTACATCCCAGGAGTGGGACCTGCTTCCCTCCttgcccaggcagcagcagcagggaggactGGAGGCACCTCAGCGGGTTTGGGATGCTGCACGATGGAAGGAACCACAGCCAAAGCAGATTTGCAAACAATGCAGGGCCTGAGGGCCCTCCAAAACTCATAATTAGCCCATTAAAGAGACAAATACAAGTCACTAATAAGATCTTAGAGGTTAATGAAATGTTTTCCCCATCTTTAATTAAGGGAAAACTAGTTAGTAGAGATTAAAGTAATTTCTGCAGCCTCCCGTGATGACCCTCAGTGGCTGCAGATTTGAAAAACTATTGAGATTATTGAACTGAATAGAGTTGGGTAAATTGTGGAGAAGCTGGAATTTTCCTGCTAAGGGTTAGAAAAGCCCTGCCCTACCAGCTGGGCCACTCAAGGAGCATGGAAGGTGATCCACAGCTGCCTCTCCCTAAGCCAGGCCCTGGCATTTATTCAGAACTGCTGCTGTTCCCTGTTTTGCTCAGCTGGGAAATTCCTGCAGACTTTTTTCCATCTCCAAAACATCTCCCAGGGTTGGGGGTTGCTGCCCCCAGGTTTCATTCTGGGGGTGGATCCACGACCCCGTGCACACAAACCCAAACTCCCACCCAGACCGCCCCCAGTTAACAGAGATCAGCAAGGTTTATGTGGAAGAATATTTAATCTGctcagggaggggacagggctcagctgagcttttattaaatatttctctCTACTCCAATAAAAGTCCGTTTCTTGCCAGAAAAGGTCCGATATAAATTAGAACAAAGGGAGGAGGGTGCTGGTGGGGTGGTCACGGGCATCCCTGGGCCACAGTGACCACGGACATCCCTGGACAATGATGGCCATAGACATCTCTGGATCATGATGACCATGAGCATTCCCTGACCACAGTGACCATGGACATCCCTGGACCACAATGACCATGGGCATCCCTGGGCCACAGTGACCATGGGCATCCCTGGACAATGATGGCCATAGACATCTCTGGATCATGATGACCATGAGCATTCCTTGACCACAATGACCACTGGCATCCCCGGGCCGCAGTCCTGGCATCCCAGGTGCCAACCCAGCAGCGTGCCCTGGGGACGGGCTCAGTCCCACCCAAAATCCTGCCCTGTCATCTGGTAGAACTTCATGTTGAAGGGTCTGTAGAACTCGCGCAGGCGCTGCACCACGAGCCCGTCGATTCGGGGGTGCGGCCGCCCCTTGGATTTCCCCAGGCAGCGGGGCTTGCTCCCCCCCTCGGGCTTCTTCAGGCAGGGGAAGCCCTTGGTCTCGTTAAAGTAGAAATGTCTGTCCGTCACCACCCTGTGCAGCCCCAGGAAGTCCTGGACACGGCCCATCTCCCCGGCGGGGTCGCTGACCAGCCTCTCGCCGCTGACGAAGAGGAACTTGGAGAGCGGGAAGTACTGCAGCCAGTTCTCCAGGTGCTTGGCGTAGATCCCGATCCGCACCGCGCTCCAGCTCGTGTCGATCAGTCCCGTGCTGAGGTTTTTGAAGGCCAGGGCCTGGAAGCTGGGGATGGAGGGGTTTTTGGAGAGGGTCTGCGTGTAGTCCGAGATGGCGCGGGTGACAGGGTTGCGCACCACCACGATCAGCTTGGTGTCCCGGGACATGTTGTGGATGCGCCGCGGCGCCTCCTTGGTGACAAAGTAGCTGGGGGTCTTCTCCATGGTGATCTGGCCCTCCAGGGTGCGTGGCATCAGGCTCCTgaggacagagggacacggtCAGGGCTCAGCTGCTCCCGCCTGATGTCACAACGGGTGGGAACGAGCCCCAAAACCCGGCCAGGAATGTTCAGGGTCTTCCCAGCCACAGCCACATCTCCCCTTTCCCTCTTGTCACACCGCCCTGGTCACCTCCTCATCCTCAAAACCCTTCCCAGGAGCCCccaagctccagcctctctgcccaTCTCAGCATTCCCTTCGTCCCCTGCGCGGTGTGTCCCCAGGAAGGAGCTCCCTGTCACCCCTTGGGattccctcccagccctggaaatgcctcctgcagctgcggTGGGTGAGGGACacctcagcacaaacacttcgGGACAGGGCTGGTGCTCATCCCTGCCTCAGCCAGATTTCATGTCCTGGAGGTTTCAGCTTTCCCCGAGGGATCGAagaggaaaatcctgggaaatccCATCACGGGGGTGCTCTCCAAGCACCAGCCGGGAATGGAGATGCCCACCAaggctccctcctgctctgcctccagaCAGGGAGCAGTTAAAGCCAGAAAAAGACTGTTTCCTTTTCAAAAGAAAGGCGGAAAAACCCTGAGGGCCCAGCCATTGTGCTGGGTAAGATTCACTGCTCTGATTGTTCCCTCGTGCACTTTAATGAGGCATTAATTGCCGCAGAAATTACCCAGCCGTGTGACAGAACGGGTCCTCgctgccaccagcactggcACCTGCCCGCTGCCCTCCACACTCCTCTTCCACACCATCCTGGGATGTTTGGGAAGGGACCTCacagcccacccagtgccaccctgccagggcagggacacctgccactgtccccgggtgcccccagccccgtcCTGCCAGGGACAGCCGGAGATTCCCCGGGAATTGCATCCCGCTGctcggggctgtgcctggcagggagctggggacgggcacagggctgtgcccagcagcatctgctcctgatGTCATGGGAAAAGCTTGAGGTTTCCGGGATTTTTCCCCTGGACTCAGGAAAGAACACTTTATTAAAAGCATTTGCGAGCATTTGCCACCCCACAGCTCCCTCCCCCAGACGAGAGCAGAAGCCATTTGTGGCTTTCCCcactcttttattttaattttttgcagAGTGCCAGCGCTTTTAGAGGCAGTTCCTGTCCCTGGTGCCCTCACCTGGCAGCACAACCCCGTTTGGCACCAGTGGATGCCCTTCAGGATCCGTGGATCCCAGGGCACCGTGGGAATGCCGAGCAGTGCCTGCAGGTACAGGACACGGCACTGGGGAGCCTTGGGAGGAATCGGGATTTCCAGAGGAGTCtgtgtgcccaggagcagggataAAACCCCTTTGAGAGGAATTGGGATTTCCAGAGGAGTCtgtgtgcccaggagcagggataAAACCCCTTTGCTTCTCTATTAAACTGATAAATGCTTTGTTTTCAATTAATAAAACTTCTGacagagctcctgctgggaatcACCTTCCCAAAGAGGGATTAGAcccatccctgtcctgctccagagcccaggAAAACCcccgggatggggatggggattcACTGGGAGCACACCGCAGCTCACCTCCCCTCCTGTGGGGCTTCCCGGCCAGCCAAGCGTCCTGAGCTTTAATTCCATGCAGGAAATGCTGCAGAGTTTTCCAGGCTGCTTCACCAGCTTTTCCTGGCACCTTCTGAGGCATCCCTGCCGTGTGTCCCTGGGATTTCTGAACGgctccatcctcatcctcatcatcatcctcatcctcatcctcctggcCGGAGGGCCgggcccagccccgctcctcAGTGGACAATAAATTGTTTTTTGCCCCAGCAAACCCTGGGGATGGGACCCAAAGAGGCCACGCTGAACCACAGCCCGGCCCTGAATACCCCTCGTATCCCTCCCTGTCCTGCACGGGGACATCGCGGCCAGCCTGAACCCCCAGGGCCATCCACAGCTTAATTACAAGGTAATTAACACaagttttgatgaagttttaaTGGGTTGGGCGGTGTCCCGGCGGCTCCCGTGGCTGTGATGGGTGTGAGGACCTGCAGTCCCTGACCTGCCCCGGGATCCCCTCGGGAACAGCAATTAATTGTGcaacctcctcttcctcagcagccccagcgctgccggcaCAACAATTAAACATTTCACATCTTCATTAAGGCCCTAATACTTCCCCTAAATTAGCGGGGTTAATTATTGATAAcgcccagctccctccagctCTGGCTCCAACCGGCAAAGGGCAGAGCTGGCTTTGCTGGGCTCCGCTTCAGCCCAGACGTTATGAACGTTAATTAAATTTGCAGTTGATTCTTCCTGACCCTACGAGAGCACCGTGGGAATGCCAAGCGGTGCCTGCAGGTACAGGACACGGCACTGGGGAGGAACTGGGATTtccagaggagactgtgtgcccagagcagggatAAAACCCTTCTGCACTCCATTAAGCTGataaatgtttgtttttaattaataaaactGGCACTTGAGGGGCATCGGAGCAGGGGTTGCCTACACGGAGACATTCAACACATGAAAATGCTTCCTCGGTTAAGGCAACACACAATAAATTACAGCAGATAAAATGCtgataaaaatgcagaaagctGCATTAAGTAGTGATTAACAGCCACAGCAGGCAGGGAATCAAAGCAGACTTCAAAAACTGGGCCAACATAACTTCCCAGAGTTAATTGCTTCACGATTCCTGATGATTTTTGGAGCAGAACTCCTCCCAGCACCGAGCTGAGAGATCAGGGGATGCACTCCCAGGAGATAAATAAGTCTCCAGCCCAGAGCATCCCTGAGTTAtcacccagggcagctccaggaggaaattaactccatcccagcccaaagcaggcgggcagcacaggctctgcctgctgctcatCCCCTGGAAATGCCAGGCAGAAACTTCCACAGGGatacagctccagcctgagctgggagAGCCCAAAACCCCAGGTCAGCCACAGGTGGAAGTGATGGGTGACATGGGGTCAGGGTGCTGTGGGGTCAGGGAAATGGGTGACACAGGGTCAGGGAAATGGGTGACACAGGGTCAGGGGGATGGGTGATGTGGGGTCAAGGTTGCACGTTCTATGTTATCaccaaaatgagaaaaaaagggaggaaaaaatcccctctccatcactatttttaaaaaatgagccCTGACCAAAAAGCCCGGCCAAAAGGAGTGAAGGGCAGGGGTTCTGCCAGAGGGGGACACGGCTGGGAGCTTCCTGCAGGGCAAAGTCACTCCTCCAGGCAccgggatggggctggggacaaacccagagcagctcagcggtgacagctctgccagcaccaggctgggcaggggacagTCCTGGACTCCAggggacacccccagctccaggggACATTCCGGGGCTCCAGGGgacatcccagctccaggggacACTCCTGGGCTCCAGGGGACATCTCCGGCCCCAGGGGACAGCCCGGGGCTCCAGGGTGACAGGCAGCAGGCCGGGGCTCGGGGCTGGCGGAGGGGACAGAACCGTTTTTGTGTAAACGTGAACCAGCTCGGAGCCGGGAGCGGCTCGGCACGGATCGGTGCCGCCGGACCGGCCGGATCTCCGTGTGAGCCGTGCTCGGGTTCATCGCGCCGGGACAAGGCTGCCtttgtgccccagcagctccggTGTCACACGGGAACCAGGCTGGAGCCGAGAGAGAGACCCTGCCCTCCGGAGAGAGACCCTTCCCTCCGGGGAGAGAGGGACCCTGCCCTCCGGGCAGCTCCAACGGCAGGAAAAGGGTGCGAGGCGGCAGGGACgggaattccagccccaaatccctgttGGAGGGATGAGGCAGGGCCCTGCTTCCCCGAAAATGGGGGCAGCCGGGCTGAGCCCATCCCGGGGCTCTCCAGCACCTCTCCTTCTTCCCAAAAAGGGAGGTGagagcccagcccggggctctCCAGCATCTCTCCTTCCCGCAGGAACCAGGGCAGGGCACggagggatggactgggagagAAGAGCTGGGAAAATGAACTGGGAAGGGATGGACTGGAAAAATGAACTGGGAagggatggactgggaaaaATGAACTGGGAAGGGATGGAttgggaaggggtgagctgggaagGGGTGGACAACAAAAATGGTCTGGGAAGGGATGAACCGGGAGGGATGAGCTAGGAAAGGATGAACTGGGAAGGGATGAGCCAGAGGGAAGAACAGGGAGGGATGAACTAGAAAAGCTTAGATGAGagggatgaactgggagggatGAGCTGGGAAGGG carries:
- the HS3ST6 gene encoding heparan sulfate glucosamine 3-O-sulfotransferase 6, giving the protein MGCSGRLLGPAGGRRASLLLTMILFFTYFFSCLPGPCEPLPPALLPPPPAALPAGPGGSGGAGGGSRRFPQAIIVGVKKGGTRALLEFLRAHPGVRAVGAEPHFFDRCYEKGLRWYRSLMPRTLEGQITMEKTPSYFVTKEAPRRIHNMSRDTKLIVVVRNPVTRAISDYTQTLSKNPSIPSFQALAFKNLSTGLIDTSWSAVRIGIYAKHLENWLQYFPLSKFLFVSGERLVSDPAGEMGRVQDFLGLHRVVTDRHFYFNETKGFPCLKKPEGGSKPRCLGKSKGRPHPRIDGLVVQRLREFYRPFNMKFYQMTGQDFGWD